The following proteins are co-located in the Argopecten irradians isolate NY chromosome 9, Ai_NY, whole genome shotgun sequence genome:
- the LOC138330764 gene encoding octapeptide-repeat protein T2-like — MKMYGFLGVSLVGGVEKEWRGDVEGQEREGQERKGQEREGQEREGQEREGQEREGQEREGQERKGQEREGQEREWLEGKAGEGEDRRRGKAERAGEGRERGRQEKGRKEGEKQEGAGEGGQERKAEREGRGRQGGGGRREEGRGKGEGRQEREEEGEEEGRKGRGRKAGEKEERKAGEGRQDEGRRAGRQEGGQERRQERKAGQERKDRRGKRRAGLRRGLTKKRGYLLIFSVTTLQMHHWRVPKYKQYLDIAIADLCRQHY; from the exons ATGAAGATGTATGGTT TTTTGGGAGTGAGTTTGGTGGGTGGGGTAGAGAAGGAGTGGAGAGGGGATGTGGAAGGGCAGGAGAGGGAAGGACAGGAGAGGAAAGGGCAGGAGAGGGAAGGACAGGAGAGGGAAGGGCAGGAGAGGGAAGGGCAGGAGAGGGAAGGGCAGGAGAGGGAAGGGCAGGAGAGGAAAGGGCAGGAGAGGGAAGGGCAGGAGAGGGAATGGCTGGAGGGGAAGGCAGGAGAGGGAGAGGACAGGAGGAGAGGGAAGGCAGAGAGGGCAGGAGAGGGAAGGGAGAGAGGAAGGCAGGAGAAGGGCAGGAAGGAGGGAGAGAAGCAGGAGGGGGCAGGAGAAGGAGGGCAGGAGAGGAAGGCTGAGAGGGAAGGGAGAGGAAGGCAGGGAGGAGGAGGCAGGAGAGAGGAAGGCAGAGGGAAGGGAGAGGGAAGGCAGGAGAGGGAAGAGGAAGGAGAGGAAGAAGGCAGGAAGGGAAGAGGAAGGAAGGCAGGAGAGAAGGAGGAACGGAAGGCAGGAGAGGGAAGGCAGGACGAAGGCAGGAGGGCAGGAAGGCAGGAAGGAGGACAGGAGAGGAGGCAGGAGAGGAAGGCAGGGCAGGAGAGGAAGGACAGGAGAGGGAAGAGGAGGGCAGGACTCAGGAGAGGACTCACTAAGAAGAGAGGCtatcttttaatattttcagttaCAACATTGCAAATGCATCACTGGAGAGTAcctaaatataaacaatatttggaCATCGCCATAGCAGATTTATGTCGCCAACATTACTAA